Below is a genomic region from Macaca thibetana thibetana isolate TM-01 chromosome 1, ASM2454274v1, whole genome shotgun sequence.
tcactgtaacctctgcctcccaggttcaggcaattctcctgcctcagcctcccaagtaactgagattacaggcacgtaccaccattcccggctaatttttgtatttttagtagagatggggtttcaccatgttggccaggctggtcccaaacttctgacctcaggtgatccacctgccttggcctcccaaagtgctgggattacaggctggagccaccactcccagccaattcttattaatattaaaaatgaataaacaagagtTTGGAAACATATTGGCTAAAGGGTGTATAAAAAACAGCAGGCGTGGCAGATGTTTTACATTTCTCCCCAGGTTcatcctctgtctttctctgtgctGACCTTTCATGGACTGCACCACAGGCTCCCCTGGGCCCTGGCTTTGGTTGGTTTTAGTCAATGGAAGGCAACAGCAGGAGAGAGGTGTTGGAGAATGAGATGGGAgaattttcttcctccctttgccGTCATGGAGTTGACTCTGTCCCTCCACCAAAAGCCACAGGGCTTGTCAGCTAGTCCCACAGTGACAGCTGCTCTCTTTAGGCTCCAGGACCTGCTTTTCCTCTGCCCCTTCAGGTCAAAGGGGAGCTCCCCACAGGTCCTTCCAGGAGATGCTTTTCCATCCCTTATTCGTTTCCCTTAGCCTTGCCCACACTGTTGTAAAATAATTCCTTTGTTAAACTCTCCTCGGTTGCACCATTTAAGTAACCATCTGGTCCCTGCCAGAACACTGACACTGTAAATCTCACAGACAACGCTTGAGTTTGTAAGCTTGGGAAGTGAGAAGAATGTGGTAGACCTGACTAAACTGAGGAATTTGGAAAGGCTAACAGGCTCCAAGATACCGATGTTGGAcaaggtagagtttgcagtgagggtGGGATATCCGAAGTGAGGATAGACACAAACATTTGGAACTATAGATGAGAAGTCAGGACGAGTAATTTAGGAACTGGAAGCCTGAAAATGGCAGCTGAGGCCCTGAGGGGGAATTAGGTGTTCAAGGGAAAGAGGGtaatgagaaaagagataaaagcTAATCATGAATTATAATTCAGGATCTTGGAATTTAAATTGCGTTATGTTGCAGAAGATAGGGCACAATTTTCTCGGCAGAAATGTGCCTCACTGAGTTCTCATAACAACTCTGAAAGGGAAGACATGCTGTAACATGTCTACAATTGTGTAACCAATAAGTAGGGGCGCGACACCCACTCCAAAATCCAAATGCTTTCTGCTGCGTGGTGCTGCTCAGGCTGAGGCGGCTGCTTGTCGccctgtctggcttctttcaagacTGAACCACCTGGGCCCGGAAGTCCCAGACCACAGGCTGATACTGTCAGGAGCCACCTTTACTCTCCTCTCAGTCAGCAGGGATCCCCACATACCCGATAACGTCAGGAAGAAACCTCCCGCATCCAGGCTTCCGAAGGCTCCTGACCGAACCAGTTCTTTCTGCTTTGCTCGGCCCTTTAAAATTCTGCGTTCTTCCAATTCCTGAAATCCTAGCTTTCTGGAGATCTTGtttatctgttgtttctttcatAATCCCTGCAATCTGGCTTCCAGATCCACCACTTCATTCAAAAACAGGCTTGCCAAGGACCCTTATAACCTCTTGATTGCCAAATCCAATGCACTTCTTATTTGAGCCCACTCCCCTCTCCTGCAAACCCTCTTTTCTCCTGGCTTCTTCGCCTCTGCTCCTCCCCAGCTGCCGTTTCCCTGGAGTCTCTCCTGGGCCCTCTTCACTTCTCACTCTGTGTATTTTGCCTGGCCCGTCTCATCCACTCCAGGATCAACCCACAACTATCCCCAAATCTACATTGTTCATCCAAACAGTGGTCTACCTGCCTACTGGACCTCTCTACTTAGATGTCCCAAAGGTAGCTCAAACTCAAAATGCCCCAAACTAAACTTGACGTCTTGCCTCCTGCTTGCCTTCCATACCCGTTTGAAACGGGATCCTCTACTTTTATTCCTGACCTTGGTTACCCAAGCCAGAAATCTGGAGCTCATCCAAGCCTCTTCCCTTGCTCTATTCAGCCCTTTCCATCTGCCACCATTTCCCTAAACCCCCAGATTTGTCCCCATCTCCATCCTCATTGCCAGCTTTGGTTCAGGCCCTCCTGACTTGTTACCTGGATTCTGGCTTCCTAACCAATCTCTGTGCCTTCAGCCTTGCCCCCATGGTGCTTCCCATTTGTCAGCTTGAAAACCTTCAatgcggctgggcgcagtggctcacgcctgtaatcctagcactttgggagaccgaggcaatgggagactgaggcaggtggatcaccctgaagccagcagttcaagaccagcccaaccaacatggtgaaaccccgtctctactaaaaatacaaaaattagccaggcgtggtggcgcacacctgtaaccccagctacttgggagcctgaggcaggagaatcacttgaacttggggagtggaggttgcagtgaactgagatcatgccactgcactctagcatgggtgacagaatgagaccctgtctcaaaaacaaacaaacaaacaaaacaaaagcttcaACGTTGCccaattactcagcctcaggcaTGGCTTAAAGGCCTTCATGATGTACCCCTGTCCACCTGTTCCATCTCCTCCCCCACACCTGTGTCATCACATGCTCCCCAGTGCCGTATGGTAAATCACAGTGCCCACAGCTCCTCACGCTGGCAGCACTTCCTCACccctgtgccactgcacctgctgtttcctttttctaGAATACTCCTTGATCTCCTTCTGCTAAGCTCATCCCTATTCCTCCTGCAACACCCAGCTCAGAAGTgacttccaggaagccttccaaaTGTCCCCTCACTGGCAAAGGTGAGGCTCTTCCAGGCTGCCATTAGCATTCTCTGTAACATTTCTCCAGCTGCATTTTAGCTGCCTGTTTACCAGTCTACTGTTCCTAAGAGACTATAAGCCACTTGAAAAAGGAATTGTTTATTCATCTTGAATTCCTAGTGCCAGGTACAGGGTCTGGGACATACAAAATGcctgataaatgtttgttgaatgaatgagttaattaacatgatgaatgagaaaataatcaACTTTGTCTTTTAGCATTTGGATCCCCTGGTTTTTGTCCATGCTGCTGGGTTTCTGAAGCACAGCCCTCCCTAAACCTTGCTTGTGCCTACATCAGAACTTCTGAACTTATCCCTTGTTGATGAGCGGATGGCCTCAACTACATCTTCAACGTCAGCATATTTCTGGTTCTCCTAGCCTTACCTTTCACCCCATTGCTCCACCCCACTTCCCATGATCCTGGCACTGACAACAAGACTGCTGTGGTGATGACGTAAATTAATGGTTTGATTCAATGCAGCAACTAGCAAGGATGTGAAAGTAAAAGATTTTGATCTGAAAAACATTGCTTCAAGGTTGATTTTATGAGTATTCAAAGTCATATTTAATTTCCAGGCAATGGCAATTTTTATAACCTGAATCCACCAGTACCCATCAACTGTGGACAGGCCCACCCTTTATAACTGATTACAGGTTCTCCTCTTGAAACTCCCATGGTGTCAGATTAATTATGAGTAACTGGCAAGGAGTAACAGCCATAAGTAATAGATCCCCTGAGAAGGAAAGAGGGCTAaatagagagagaaacagaatgcTAAGCTCTTTTAGCCCCCATAAACAAAGATGGTTTAATCTTTAGCAAAACATTTCCACTCCTGCCACTGTAGAGAAAACATGGCACTATAAAGTTATTTGTCTTTATCCAAGCCAAATTCTctaatcaagattttaaaaacaggataaaATTCATTACCAGCTTCTTGTCTTGCAAATGATAAGGAGActcctgttttattcttttggaaaatTCTTGTACCTGCAGTGAAAAAATTACAGTCTCTCATTAATGGCATGGTGTCTCATATATGAATTTGGTTACTGATATTGTTTATAACAAGCTTTAAAAGTATTACTTTAGTCTTCAGTTGATCAGTCTGTTCTTTTAACTTCTGACACATCTGTTTCCCTTGGGATATCTTCTGAAATATGTAAGAAGAGCTTGAGGAAGTTCCTTTCTGAGAGGTTGGTGACAACTTGGAGATACTTGCCTCAGATTCTATTCCTATACAAGAAAGAATACATTTGGGCTACCATTCATCTCAGCTTATCACAGTTTTATTAAGTACTGAAAACAGAAAGTTGTTGCAGTCACCACaacttactattttaaaaaaatttttttttcaaaatatatatctaggccaggcacagtggctcacacccgtaatcccagcactttgggaggccaaggcagggggatcacttgaagccaggagttcaagaccaccctcggcaacaaagtgagaccccaactctacaaaaaaaaaaaaaattatctcggtgtggtggcatgcacctgtaatcccagctactcgggaggatgaggtgggaggatcatttgagcccaagaggtcgaggctgcagtgagccaagattgtgccgctgtactccagcctgggcgacagagtgagaccctgtctcaaaaagacaaaaaacaaaacacacaaaatacatatatacatatgtatacatatgtgtgtgtatatatgtatacatatgtgtgtatatatgtatacatatgtgtgtgtatatatgtatacatatgtgtttgtatatatatgtatatatgtgtgtatatatatacacagatatatatatatatatctctgtctctctcaaagaagttttaaaacattagtaCCTGTGAGAAGTTCTTGGTGGATATGTACTGTGGGCTCCATCTGCACAATTAAAGAGTAAGAAAACATTACTGTCGATATTGATCAATGACACCACTATTCAGAATGACCCAACATGTTCTGTCATCGTAGAGGCAGCCCAGGTTTGTAGTGAAGAGCTGGGACCATGATGCCAAGGTTGAATTCCACTCTGACACTTACTTGCTGGGCAACCCAAGTAGTTGTCTCATCACTTATACGCCTGCAATTCCTTGGCAGGAAAATGGGGATATTAAGTGAACCTACCTCAGGTGGTTGTTATGAGGATGAAATGTTAAATATCTACCATAGTATCAGGCAGGTGGTAAGCATTTAACAATACATGTTATTTGTTATCACCATTGTGTTTGATACTAGTATGTGAAATGCTGAACTGTTTCTCCTAAAACTAGACCATAAGCTTCGTAAGGGTAGGGACCATTGCTAGTCTTGTCACCAGCTCTGTTGCTGGTGCTCTCACTAACACAAAACACATGGTAGCCACACTCTAGAGAATAACAGAGGATGTATTAAGTTCCAAACTGTGTGTCAAGACAGTGATGGTTTTCTGCCCACCACAGGCTAATGGAACAGTTTAAATTCCAGAGTGATTCACCTTGGGGGGTCTTCCCTTTGTTCCCAACAGATAAAGCTCAGAAATATGCTAGTGCCAGACAGTTGGTCAAAATAGACTATGGTCTTTCTAGATATCCCAACTGTATGATGGATATGAAACCTGCAGGGTCCAATTCTCCAATCTGAATTGACAGGACTGGAAAAAATCAGATACCTGACCTTGAACCCGCATATCAGAGGGAGATGAGACTGATATCCATCTGCTCCTGCTAACCACAGGGCACTGAGAACTGGACACAACGAGGATGTTCTCCTGCAAGCAGAACAAGGAACCCCAACACTTCCCAATACCACGGGGGTGCAGGTTTCTGTCAGACTTAGAGAGCATCCCAGTCATGGCCAGGTGGGCTGTTGGCTCAGGTTTGGATGCTCAAACTCCCCAAAGCATTCAGTTGAAAGAGAGGGGAGCTGAAGcatgaaaatggaaatggaaatttaaaaaagaaaagagaaaaattacttcCAAGGTTAggttatagaaaaaaagagagagagaatggaaatgGAAACAGGCAGTGTAGTTCAGTCCAGGACATTTTCATATAAGGCTCAAAAGACAGATCATGCACTGTAGGAAAAGTGCCAGAgaactaaaatgtttattttgattgTTAATATGGATTTACCTTACTATTGGGCCTCAATAGTCAATGAGATCCTGAGCCTCAGCATGTTGGGAAGTTGATGGGGGAGTGTGAGAAGATGGGGTAAGGGAAAGGGGGAAATAGCATAAATTAAGCATTAACAAAGTTTTGTACCAAATGATTACCAAGATAACAAGCTTGAAATCCATTACTAACGATCTTAATTCCATTCAACTTAGCATTAAGAACTAAGGGCATAATGTACATAAGACACGAGGCCTGGCCTCTGGGGGAAGTTAGGCAATGGAAAGGCAAAGATAAGGTTGCTGCCCTCCAGAGCCTTAGAATCTAGTGAAGGAAGCAGATGCTTCTGCTATTATGATCCAAAGCAGGCTGAGATACACACTCTGATGGAAGGACTAAACAAACAAGTGTGGAAAAGATTGTGACTTGGGAGACCTGAAAAGTTATGTGGCCCAAGGGAGAATTGAAGGAGGCCATGAAAACAAGCAGGTCTTTGGTAAGTCAAGATGGGATGTGCCATGCAAGGCAGGAAGTCAGAGAGCTCAGGGCCTGGGAAGAGGTTCTGGACCAGCCAGGCAACTGCAGATGACTCCTGAAGGAGGGCAGCTAAGTTTAAGTGAGGAGAGCCAAATTCTGGCTTgcggaatttggattttattctcttATATGTGTTTGTCAGCATGGCCCCTGATGCTTCTCATGAGGACCCTGAGAGTCTGAGTGGCCACGTCACTCACCCACGGTGACCCAGGGTGCTGAATGAAACCTTGGAACCAGAACCAAGCTCTATTCACCCTCCAAAAACCCACACTGAAAGAGATGAGCAGTGATCCCAATTAATGTATTTACAGGAGACCATTTCATTTACCTGGATTTGTTGTGAAGGTTCAGTGATTTCCCCTTTCTGCTCTTGATGTTGTTTTTCAACACAGTTTGACTCAGGCATGGTTTCTAAAATATCTTGCACAACAGCGGGTTTCTCTCTCAACTTAGAAAAGCTGGCTTGTTTAGCTATTGCAAGTGGTTTATTAATTATGTTGTTTTTAGGATTTTTCACTTCGGGAGCAATCTTAGAGAAATCAGGGAGCTGGTAATGAACTTGACCTTGGCCATATTTGAACCTGTTGCCCGAACTTGCTTTTTCAGTATGCTGTTTCTGGGGTGCTTGCCCTTGATAACTGTTTTGTTTATCACCTGGACCCTTGGTTTTAGttagaatatttacattttcttgatgGCTGCTATCTCCAGCAGCCACTGTCTCTTCTAAATCAGAGGTATTTTCTTCTGTCATGGTGGGAGAACCAGGTTTATTGCTGTTTTCACCATCCTTTTTGGGGTTGAGTTGGTCAGTGAGTTCTAGGGTTTGTTCTTTTGGCCAAGAATTCTTATTACAACatgaaataatacttttaataataGCTTCCTCTTCAAAACTGTCGGCATTTGAGATCTCTGGGAGGGTTTCACAATCAATGCCTTGACCTCGTAAGAATGGCTCTTTGGAAAGATGATGAAGTAAAATATCAGAAATGCTTGACTTAGAAGCATCTCCTTCATTTGCTGGAATATGAAGAGCTGCAGTgcattgtttctctttctcatcttttttgtTGGCAGCATTTTCAGTAGTTTTACCCAGGGGCATGGTCATAGCTGTATTTCCACAAGTCTCATTATGCATAGCCTTCTCTTGAGGGTCATCTGCtatgaaaataatttgacttGAGACTTCAAAGGCATCATTTTTTGAGGTAAAACTGTAATCATTGCATATCTTAATCGGAGAGAGGTCCCCATCATAAGGCAAATCCTCCTGCTTATAAGTCGTGTCTTCTGAAAAGTCAGCCTCATCCATGTGTGTGCAGCCCGATCTCTCTCGTCCTCTGCCGCCTGAGCTGGCTGCTGTCAATTGTAACAATAGCTCTGGTTCTCACTGACTGTCTTCACTGTGCGCTATTCTGTGTGAAATGAGAACAGCCTCATTGTTAAATATATTGGAATAATGTATACAACTATGCCAGAACAAAGTGGatgttttttaattagaaaaactcAGTTACAAACAGGAAGGCAGAAAGCTCAGCCACAAGCTGACCCATCCTCAATCCACACTATCTTAACACAATCAGTAGTATCAAAGCAAGgaatgggggggaaaaaaaaaaaggagagtgtTACATTTTTCATCTATTAAATTTTGAGAGAGACATGAGTCTACAGTTAATGGCCAAATATTTATCAACCTCAGTTAGGAGATACTATTTGGAGTTTATTCTCCCAAAGTAGGAACTTGGGATGCAAGTaaaggattgatttttttttttaactaccagAGCCACGCCTTGTCCACATGTCACTGACAGTCTTCTAAGCCGTATGGCGCTGGAAGCCGGCCTAGCTCACATGTAACACCCATCTTCTCCATTCTGGTGCTTTTTCACCTGTCCCTCCAGACCTTCTGGTCCCCTTCTGACTTTCCCTTGCATGTCTGAGAAGGGCAGAGAAGGACTTACAGAAATATGACCAAAGGgtcaggcgtggtgcctcacacctgtaatcccagcactttgggaggccgaggcaagcggatcacctgaggtcaggagttcaagaccagcttggccaccatggtgaaactccgtctgtactaaaaatacaaaaagttagttgggtgtagtggcgcacacctgtagtcccagctactcggaaggctgaggcaggagaattgtttgaatctgagaggcagaggttgcagtgagccaagatcaagccactgcactccagcctgggtgacagagagagactctgtctcaaaaaaaaaaaaaaaaaaaaaaaaaaaagaaatgtgaccaAGGGACAAATAGGCTTTCAGACACCTGGAGGCCAGTCTGCAGCCAAATGTCCCTTTTCTAATTTGGACTCAGGCAGGAACCTAGTCAGAGAGGCTGCCTTCCTGAACCCCTGCCAGCCACCACAGCCCACGCGGCAGTCTGGTGGTACCAGAGTCTTTGGGGATATTCCTGAAAATGGCTGGAGTAAAACCAGCTGCCATTTGGTATGAgtcctattttctcttctttaaacaAAATTCAAAGCACCCATTCAGATATCTCTTCCTGATTTGTGAACTTTTGGGATGATTCCTCAGAAATAGTAAAATTATCTCAAGTTTTAGGTGGAGTAACTGAGGTTCCCTCTCCCCTGGGGCACCAGCCCGGGGTGGCCACAGCCGCTGGCAGCCTCCCTTGCCCATACAATGATTAGGTTGGGTGAGCAGATCTCTGAGGTTCTCTCTCCAACCAAATTTTTAGGAGTCTATAAACTGGTGATTTATTAGGTAACCTCAAAAGCTAAAATCATATGTTTgaccaaaataaatgtt
It encodes:
- the AKNAD1 gene encoding protein AKNAD1 isoform X5; translation: MDEADFSEDTTYKQEDLPYDGDLSPIKICNDYSFTSKNDAFEVSSQIIFIADDPQEKAMHNETCGNTAMTMPLGKTTENAANKKDEKEKQCTAALHIPANEGDASKSSISDILLHHLSKEPFLRGQGIDCETLPEISNADSFEEEAIIKSIISCCNKNSWPKEQTLELTDQLNPKKDGENSNKPGSPTMTEENTSDLEETVAAGDSSHQENVNILTKTKGPGDKQNSYQGQAPQKQHTEKASSGNRFKYGQGQVHYQLPDFSKIAPEVKNPKNNIINKPLAIAKQASFSKLREKPAVVQDILETMPESNCVEKQHQEQKGEITEPSQQIQMEPTVHIHQELLTGIESEASISKLSPTSQKGTSSSSSYIFQKISQGKQMCQKLKEQTDQLKTKVQEFSKRIKQESPYHLQDKKLVLEKLQGHLELLEQNFLATKDKHLTLQQQVHKHESTIVSDFDPERKVEGEIFKLEMLLEDVKEKMDESKYTSAPSLPVSSPVTLDDLASTSSSLSNEVPEEHPGHPPGPRGSGGSEATGTPQGGPQEAPKEELCELTPQIYLNGHYGDATVQNQPDQVAMRLSSNSGEDPRCTPGRQDCAETTAPSPSCAFCRRLLEWKPKVEKKGHRRIHCGRFSTVHEKAPHSDSTPNSDTGHSFCSDSGTEMQSNKCQDCGTKIPTSRRACRKEPPKEFHYRYNTPGENYSNHSKRGAFVQPHSLHESKNSSP
- the AKNAD1 gene encoding protein AKNAD1 isoform X4 produces the protein MDEADFSEDTTYKQEDLPYDGDLSPIKICNDYSFTSKNDAFEVSSQIIFIADDPQEKAMHNETCGNTAMTMPLGKTTENAANKKDEKEKQCTAALHIPANEGDASKSSISDILLHHLSKEPFLRGQGIDCETLPEISNADSFEEEAIIKSIISCCNKNSWPKEQTLELTDQLNPKKDGENSNKPGSPTMTEENTSDLEETVAAGDSSHQENVNILTKTKGPGDKQNSYQGQAPQKQHTEKASSGNRFKYGQGQVHYQLPDFSKIAPEVKNPKNNIINKPLAIAKQASFSKLREKPAVVQDILETMPESNCVEKQHQEQKGEITEPSQQIQMEPTVHIHQELLTGIESEASISKLSPTSQKGTSSSSSYIFQKISQGKQMCQKLKEQTDQLKTKVQEFSKRIKQESPYHLQDKKLVLEKLQGHLELLEQNFLATKDKHLTLQQQVHKHESTIVSDFDPERKVEGEIFKLEMLLEDVKEKMDESKYTSAPSLPVSSPVTLDDLASTSSSLSNEVPEEHPGHPPGPRGSGGSEATGTPQGGPQEAPKEELCELTPQIYLNGHYGDATVQNQPDQVAMRLSSNSGEDPRCTPGRQDCAETTAPSPSCAFCRRLLEWKPKVEKKGHRRIHCGRFSTVHEKAPHSDSTPNSDTGHSFCSDSGTEMQSNKCQDCGTKIPTSRRACRKEPPKEFHYRYNTPGENYSNHSKRGAFVQPHSLHESKNSSPCLVYSPDTSKSSPTPGWQEAELGLENMKSQ
- the AKNAD1 gene encoding protein AKNAD1 isoform X3, giving the protein MDEADFSEDTTYKQEDLPYDGDLSPIKICNDYSFTSKNDAFEVSSQIIFIADDPQEKAMHNETCGNTAMTMPLGKTTENAANKKDEKEKQCTAALHIPANEGDASKSSISDILLHHLSKEPFLRGQGIDCETLPEISNADSFEEEAIIKSIISCCNKNSWPKEQTLELTDQLNPKKDGENSNKPGSPTMTEENTSDLEETVAAGDSSHQENVNILTKTKGPGDKQNSYQGQAPQKQHTEKASSGNRFKYGQGQVHYQLPDFSKIAPEVKNPKNNIINKPLAIAKQASFSKLREKPAVVQDILETMPESNCVEKQHQEQKGEITEPSQQIQMEPTVHIHQELLTGIESEASISKLSPTSQKGTSSSSSYIFQKISQGKQMCQKLKEQTDQLKTKVQEFSKRIKQESPYHLQDKKLVLEKLQGHLELLEQNFLATKDKHLTLQQQVHKHESTIVSDFDPERKVEGEIFKLEMLLEDVKEKMDESKYTSAPSLPVSSPVTLDDLASTSSSLSNEVPEEHPGHPPGPRGSGGSEATGTPQGGPQEAPKEELCELTPQIYLNGHYGDATVQNQPDQVAMRLSSNSGEDPRCTPGRQDCAETTAPSPSCAFCRRLLEWKPKVEKKGHRRIHCGRFSTVHEKAPHSDSTPNSDTGHSFCSDSGTEMQSNKCQDCGTKIPTSRRACRKEPPKEFHYRYNTPGENYSNHSKRGAFVQPHSLHESKNSSPSLASPFCCPGLVYSPDTSKSSPTPGWQEAELGLENMKSQ
- the AKNAD1 gene encoding protein AKNAD1 isoform X2, translating into MDEADFSEDTTYKQEDLPYDGDLSPIKICNDYSFTSKNDAFEVSSQIIFIADDPQEKAMHNETCGNTAMTMPLGKTTENAANKKDEKEKQCTAALHIPANEGDASKSSISDILLHHLSKEPFLRGQGIDCETLPEISNADSFEEEAIIKSIISCCNKNSWPKEQTLELTDQLNPKKDGENSNKPGSPTMTEENTSDLEETVAAGDSSHQENVNILTKTKGPGDKQNSYQGQAPQKQHTEKASSGNRFKYGQGQVHYQLPDFSKIAPEVKNPKNNIINKPLAIAKQASFSKLREKPAVVQDILETMPESNCVEKQHQEQKGEITEPSQQIQMEPTVHIHQELLTGIESEASISKLSPTSQKGTSSSSSYIFQKISQGKQMCQKLKEQTDQLKTKVQEFSKRIKQESPYHLQDKKLVLEKLQGHLELLEQNFLATKDKHLTLQQQVHKHESTIVSDFDPERKVEGEIFKLEMLLEDVKEKMDESKYTSAPSLPVSSPVTLDDLASTSSSLSNEVPEEHPGHPPGPRGSGGSEATGTPQGGPQEAPKEELCELTPQIYLNGHYGDATVQNQPDQVAMRLSSNSGEDPRCTPGRQDCAETTAPSPSCAFCRRLLEWKPKVEKKGHRRIHCGRFSTVHEKAPHSDSTPNSDTGHSFCSDSGTEMQSNKCQDCGTKIPTSRRACRKEPPKEFHYRYNTPGENYSNHSKRGAFVQPHSLHESKNSSPSFLKLKRICSQRVNSKSFEGEHEPTPGKISGSKSVCDFDSTEETKSEILNSALDHALRTATILKETTDQMIKTIAEDLAKAQRWRNRLKY